The following coding sequences lie in one Flagellimonas eckloniae genomic window:
- a CDS encoding peptidylprolyl isomerase: MQEGIYAKFNTTKGEILVKLTHDKTPGTVGNFVALAEGNMENAVKPQGKPYYDGLKFHRVIPDFMIQGGCPQGTGTGDAGYKFDDEFHPELTHEGPGVLSMANAGPGTNGSQFFITHVPTPWLDNKHTVFGHVESGQEVVDTIAQNDAIETLEIVRVGAEAEGWNAIEAFRTFEGSREKRIAEQKALAEAEMEKLAAGFNATESGLRYKMIQQGSGTKAEKGKTVSVHYEGSLPNGQVFDSSYSRNQPIDFTLGVGQVISGWDEGIALLKVGDKARFVIPSHLAYGSAGAGGVIPPDATLIFDVELMQVK, translated from the coding sequence ATGCAAGAAGGAATCTACGCAAAATTCAATACAACAAAAGGAGAGATTTTAGTAAAATTGACCCATGATAAAACCCCGGGAACTGTGGGTAACTTTGTGGCCTTGGCCGAAGGGAATATGGAAAACGCTGTAAAACCTCAGGGAAAACCCTATTATGACGGGTTAAAATTTCATCGTGTTATCCCAGATTTTATGATTCAAGGGGGATGTCCACAAGGAACAGGAACTGGCGATGCCGGGTATAAGTTTGATGATGAGTTCCATCCAGAACTGACACACGAAGGCCCAGGGGTATTATCTATGGCTAATGCCGGACCGGGAACCAATGGCAGTCAATTTTTTATAACCCATGTTCCCACACCTTGGTTGGACAATAAGCATACGGTGTTTGGTCATGTGGAAAGTGGACAAGAGGTTGTGGATACCATTGCCCAAAACGATGCCATTGAGACACTTGAGATAGTGAGAGTAGGAGCTGAGGCTGAAGGATGGAATGCCATTGAGGCGTTTAGAACATTTGAAGGCTCCAGGGAAAAGAGAATAGCCGAGCAAAAGGCCTTGGCAGAAGCAGAAATGGAGAAATTGGCAGCAGGGTTTAATGCTACAGAAAGTGGACTGCGCTACAAAATGATTCAGCAGGGTAGTGGAACCAAAGCTGAAAAAGGAAAAACGGTTTCAGTACATTATGAAGGAAGCTTGCCCAACGGACAGGTATTTGATTCTTCCTATAGTAGAAATCAACCCATTGATTTTACTTTGGGTGTGGGACAGGTAATCTCAGGATGGGATGAAGGTATCGCACTGTTAAAAGTGGGAGACAAAGCTCGTTTTGTAATTCCTTCACATTTGGCTTACGGAAGTGCTGGCGCTGGTGGGGTTATTCCACCAGATGCAACTTTAATCTTTGATGTGGAGTTAATGCAGGTAAAATAG
- a CDS encoding cold-shock protein, which produces MSKGTVKFFNDSKGYGFITEEGSNTDHFVHVSGLIDEIREGDAVEFELQQGKKGLNAVNVQVID; this is translated from the coding sequence ATGAGTAAAGGAACAGTAAAATTCTTCAATGATTCAAAGGGCTACGGCTTTATTACTGAAGAAGGTTCAAACACAGATCACTTCGTACACGTTTCAGGCTTAATTGACGAAATTAGAGAAGGTGACGCTGTAGAATTCGAACTACAGCAAGGTAAAAAAGGATTGAACGCCGTAAATGTACAAGTTATAGATTAA
- a CDS encoding peroxiredoxin — MATLRLGDTAPDFTAETSQGVLGLYDYIGDGWGILFSHPADFTPVCTTELGTAAKFKDEFAKRNVKMMALSVDGAASHAEWIKDINETQNTVVNFPIIADEDRKVSDLYDMIHPNANDTLTVRSVFIIGPDKKIKLILTYPASTGRNFYELLRVIDSLQLTANHKVATPANWEHGERVVVSPAIPTEEAEKLFSGGVEEIKPYLRLTPDPTA; from the coding sequence ATGGCAACACTACGATTGGGAGACACCGCTCCAGATTTTACTGCAGAGACTTCTCAGGGAGTTTTAGGGTTATACGATTATATAGGCGACGGATGGGGAATTCTTTTCTCACACCCTGCAGATTTTACACCGGTTTGTACCACTGAATTGGGAACAGCAGCAAAGTTCAAGGATGAATTTGCAAAGCGAAATGTGAAAATGATGGCCTTGAGCGTGGATGGTGCCGCATCTCATGCCGAATGGATAAAGGATATTAATGAAACCCAGAATACCGTGGTTAATTTTCCCATTATTGCAGATGAGGATAGAAAGGTATCCGATTTATATGATATGATTCATCCCAACGCCAACGATACACTTACGGTACGCTCGGTCTTTATCATAGGTCCAGATAAAAAGATAAAACTGATTTTAACCTATCCTGCTTCAACAGGTCGTAATTTTTATGAGTTACTGCGTGTAATAGATTCGTTACAATTAACTGCCAACCATAAGGTTGCAACTCCAGCCAATTGGGAACATGGTGAAAGGGTTGTGGTAAGTCCCGCAATTCCTACCGAAGAAGCCGAAAAGCTATTTTCTGGAGGTGTTGAAGAGATAAAACCTTATTTACGATTAACACCAGACCCAACTGCTTAA
- a CDS encoding YfiT family bacillithiol transferase: MEKDTLEQLRYPIGVFEIPENITQKQLDDWIRILEHLPQRLADMVTPLSAEQLETPYRPGGWTVRQLVHHISDSHHHSYIRFKWALTEDNPMIKAYLEKEWSKLFDAKSAPIQLSLDHLKAVHAKLVYLLKGLSKEDLQRKFTHPEGNEETTLAINVSRYAWHGSHHFAHIENLIKREGW, encoded by the coding sequence ATGGAAAAAGATACTTTAGAACAACTTCGCTACCCTATTGGGGTTTTTGAAATTCCTGAAAATATCACTCAAAAACAACTTGACGATTGGATAAGGATTTTAGAACATTTACCGCAAAGATTGGCAGATATGGTAACACCGCTATCCGCGGAACAATTGGAAACACCTTATAGGCCAGGTGGGTGGACGGTTAGGCAATTGGTGCATCATATTTCTGATAGCCATCACCATAGCTATATACGGTTTAAGTGGGCGCTTACGGAAGACAATCCAATGATAAAAGCGTATTTAGAAAAAGAATGGTCTAAGTTGTTTGATGCAAAGTCAGCACCTATTCAATTGTCTTTGGACCATTTAAAAGCGGTGCACGCTAAATTGGTCTATCTCCTAAAAGGGCTTTCCAAAGAAGATTTGCAACGAAAATTCACCCATCCCGAAGGCAATGAAGAAACAACTTTAGCAATAAATGTTTCCCGTTATGCATGGCATGGAAGCCATCATTTTGCGCATATTGAAAATTTGATAAAAAGAGAGGGTTGGTGA
- a CDS encoding GNAT family N-acetyltransferase, whose protein sequence is MDISLEPISPETIDTYISVGIKSYNEHYPHLWDNEDTSTYINKNFTKKGVERELSDGNNAHFLIYLKDRAIGIVKLVKNCSIDEFSNEESLLAEKIYLLKAYAGKGIGKIVLQYIENHAKNLNKRILWLDTMQKGNPINFYLKNGFHIKRESELTLTGAKPSERAMWILTKPL, encoded by the coding sequence ATGGACATTTCTCTTGAACCCATATCGCCAGAAACCATAGATACATATATTTCCGTAGGAATAAAATCCTATAATGAACACTATCCGCATTTATGGGATAATGAGGATACAAGTACCTATATCAACAAAAATTTCACAAAAAAGGGTGTTGAAAGAGAACTGAGCGATGGTAATAATGCCCATTTTTTGATCTACCTAAAAGATAGGGCCATTGGGATTGTCAAGCTGGTCAAAAATTGTTCTATTGATGAGTTTTCCAATGAAGAATCTTTGCTAGCTGAAAAAATCTATCTTCTAAAAGCGTACGCTGGGAAAGGAATAGGAAAAATTGTATTGCAATACATAGAGAATCACGCTAAAAATTTAAACAAACGTATACTATGGCTGGATACCATGCAGAAAGGGAACCCCATAAATTTTTACCTGAAAAATGGGTTTCACATCAAAAGAGAAAGTGAATTGACCTTAACTGGGGCAAAACCTTCTGAAAGGGCTATGTGGATCTTGACCAAACCGTTGTAG
- a CDS encoding cupin domain-containing protein, protein MKINPTEALEKLAAQDSPFLTLFSHGTLEVEIYKPEKVDLQTPHTRDEVYVVISGTGEFINGDKRTTFTPGDFLFVPAGVEHRFENFTEDFSTWVLFYGPEGGESK, encoded by the coding sequence ATGAAAATCAATCCGACAGAAGCTTTAGAAAAATTGGCTGCCCAAGACAGTCCATTTTTGACCCTTTTTAGTCATGGAACCCTTGAAGTGGAAATTTACAAACCCGAAAAGGTAGACTTGCAAACACCCCATACTAGAGATGAGGTGTATGTTGTAATTTCAGGAACCGGGGAGTTCATCAATGGAGATAAGCGAACTACGTTTACCCCGGGAGATTTTTTATTTGTTCCTGCTGGAGTGGAGCATCGCTTCGAGAACTTTACGGAAGATTTTTCAACCTGGGTCCTATTTTATGGCCCGGAAGGTGGTGAATCTAAATAG
- a CDS encoding thioredoxin family protein, whose amino-acid sequence MARTPSNMLPLGTKAPDFLLMDTVSDVQRPLHELKGEKGTVIMFICNHCPFVIHVNPEISRLGKEYKEKGISFIAISSNDIENYPQDAPHLMKEKAKMEGYSFPYLYDETQEVAKAYDAACTPDFYLFDKGLKLVYRGQLDDSRPGNGIPLTGTDLNNAMDALLEEKEIITEQKPSIGCNIKWK is encoded by the coding sequence ATGGCAAGAACTCCAAGCAACATGCTCCCTTTGGGCACAAAAGCTCCAGATTTTCTCTTGATGGATACGGTAAGCGATGTGCAACGCCCACTACACGAACTAAAAGGTGAAAAGGGCACGGTAATCATGTTCATTTGTAATCACTGTCCGTTTGTAATCCATGTAAACCCTGAAATTTCAAGACTAGGAAAAGAATACAAGGAGAAAGGTATTAGTTTCATTGCCATCTCAAGTAATGATATAGAAAACTACCCGCAAGATGCGCCCCATTTAATGAAAGAAAAGGCCAAGATGGAAGGATATTCTTTTCCCTATTTATATGATGAAACACAAGAGGTAGCCAAAGCCTATGATGCCGCATGTACTCCAGATTTTTATCTCTTTGATAAAGGTCTGAAACTGGTGTACCGGGGGCAATTGGACGATTCCCGCCCCGGCAATGGTATTCCTTTAACGGGAACTGATTTAAATAATGCTATGGATGCTTTGTTGGAAGAAAAAGAAATCATCACTGAACAAAAACCAAGCATTGGTTGTAATATTAAGTGGAAGTAA
- a CDS encoding bile acid:sodium symporter family protein, whose translation MEQLIDNVHINFDESALWTLNLALALVMFGIALEISLDDFKRLLKTPKPVLTGVVSQFLLLPIITFVLVWITEPLPSIALGMFMVAACPGGNVSNFFTHLSKGNAALSVTLTAIATLLAIFMTPFNLSFWGGLYSPTASILQQVSISPLEMIRLVALLLGIPLVLGMLVNNYWPETAKKLAKGFKIGSLLFFVILVFLALYKNKEIFMEYVLYVFWLVIIHNLVALLTGFSIAKLIRLSQDNIRCLTIETGIQNSGLGLLLIFTFFDGLGGMALLTAFWGIWHLVSGLVISFIWGGKPVEKEELV comes from the coding sequence TTGGAACAGCTAATTGATAATGTTCACATTAATTTTGATGAAAGTGCACTTTGGACTCTTAATTTAGCCCTTGCTTTGGTCATGTTTGGCATTGCGTTGGAAATTTCCTTAGATGATTTTAAGCGACTTTTAAAAACCCCGAAGCCCGTTTTGACTGGTGTTGTGAGTCAATTTTTGCTGCTTCCCATTATAACTTTTGTCCTCGTGTGGATTACAGAACCTTTGCCCAGTATTGCATTGGGCATGTTTATGGTGGCGGCCTGCCCTGGTGGAAACGTGTCCAACTTCTTTACCCATTTATCAAAGGGTAATGCCGCGCTATCTGTTACCTTGACGGCTATTGCCACCCTATTGGCTATATTCATGACCCCGTTTAACCTTAGTTTCTGGGGAGGCCTGTATTCCCCAACAGCATCCATCTTGCAACAAGTTTCCATTTCTCCATTGGAAATGATAAGACTTGTGGCCCTTTTACTTGGAATACCTTTGGTTTTGGGAATGTTGGTGAACAATTACTGGCCAGAAACAGCCAAAAAATTGGCTAAGGGCTTTAAGATAGGTTCGTTGCTTTTTTTTGTGATTTTAGTATTTCTGGCACTTTATAAAAACAAGGAGATTTTCATGGAGTATGTGCTCTATGTTTTTTGGCTGGTGATCATTCATAATTTGGTCGCTTTGTTAACGGGATTTTCAATTGCAAAATTGATACGACTCTCCCAAGATAACATTAGATGCCTGACCATAGAAACCGGTATTCAGAATTCTGGATTAGGATTGCTGTTGATATTCACATTTTTTGATGGTTTGGGCGGTATGGCTTTATTGACTGCTTTTTGGGGGATTTGGCATCTGGTGTCCGGTCTCGTAATAAGTTTTATTTGGGGCGGTAAGCCTGTTGAAAAAGAAGAGTTGGTTTGA
- a CDS encoding 1-acyl-sn-glycerol-3-phosphate acyltransferase, whose translation MGMENIPKNKPIVFLSNHQNALMDVLLIATHLKNRPWFITRSDVFKGRFLKPLFNFLQMLPVYRIRDGKSNLYKNNAIFSQCGELLEAHEAILLFPEANHSLKRRVRPLSKGFTRIINSALEKNPNLDLQVVPIGQNYAYPTQVGDSAVLYFGKPIAAQEYKDATDFVNEIKQKVFESLTELTTHIPEIRYNEIISKIGVEGEHYLYPKGNNLRIAKDAIPQKTSPKKSFVSGILKSLFYLSNLPLVFLWKILVKPRVLEPEFEATFRFAFALLLYPIFYGSFGLILWNAYSPKTVFLAVMGHALMNVFLIKLGITSSNQKKYW comes from the coding sequence GTGGGAATGGAAAACATCCCAAAGAACAAACCGATAGTGTTTCTTTCCAATCATCAAAATGCGCTTATGGATGTGCTGCTGATTGCTACCCATCTTAAAAATAGGCCGTGGTTCATTACAAGATCAGATGTTTTTAAAGGACGATTTTTAAAACCCCTATTTAATTTTTTACAGATGTTGCCCGTATATAGGATTAGGGATGGTAAGTCCAACCTATACAAGAACAACGCTATTTTTAGTCAATGTGGAGAATTATTGGAGGCGCATGAAGCAATTTTATTGTTTCCGGAGGCCAATCATAGTTTAAAACGTAGAGTAAGGCCTTTGAGTAAAGGTTTTACCAGAATCATAAATAGTGCGTTGGAAAAGAATCCTAATTTGGATTTACAGGTAGTGCCCATTGGGCAAAACTATGCATATCCAACACAGGTTGGGGATTCTGCGGTACTCTACTTTGGTAAACCCATAGCCGCACAAGAGTATAAAGATGCAACGGATTTTGTCAACGAGATAAAACAAAAGGTTTTTGAAAGCCTTACAGAACTTACTACCCATATTCCTGAAATACGGTATAATGAAATCATTAGCAAAATAGGAGTAGAGGGCGAGCACTACTTATATCCAAAAGGAAATAATTTAAGAATTGCCAAAGATGCTATTCCACAAAAGACTTCCCCAAAAAAGAGTTTTGTTTCTGGAATTTTGAAATCACTGTTCTATCTATCCAATTTGCCTTTGGTGTTTTTATGGAAAATTCTGGTCAAACCCCGCGTGCTGGAACCGGAATTTGAGGCCACATTTAGGTTTGCTTTTGCTCTTTTACTGTATCCAATATTTTATGGCAGTTTTGGATTGATTTTATGGAATGCATACAGCCCCAAAACAGTTTTTCTTGCGGTTATGGGACATGCATTAATGAATGTTTTTCTTATAAAATTGGGTATTACATCATCGAATCAAAAAAAATATTGGTGA